In one window of Nakamurella sp. PAMC28650 DNA:
- a CDS encoding ROK family protein — MDQVVVALDVGGTSIKAALIDEQGAVLMATRRPTGVELGPAAVVAGIVDLAAELAAHTDFTVRAIGLCVPGTVDAAAGIARYAANLGWVDAPLVALIQDRTGLPVVLAHDVRTAALAEARCGVGGGTGTMFFLAIGTGIAGGLATDGVVDDGATGLAGEIGHLVVRPGGPPCHCGNHGCLEAIASASRISSRYAALTAASPVSAREIADRVGTGETAAQKIWSEAVDALADALAAATVLMDPGRFVIGGGLSLAGHLLTDPLEIALAQRLTFRPAPPISLSVLGDEAGVLGAALRAWDHLDTAGKR; from the coding sequence GTGGATCAGGTCGTGGTGGCGCTGGATGTGGGCGGAACGTCGATCAAGGCGGCGCTGATCGACGAGCAGGGCGCGGTGCTGATGGCGACCCGGCGGCCGACCGGCGTCGAACTAGGTCCGGCGGCCGTGGTGGCCGGCATCGTCGATCTCGCCGCCGAACTTGCTGCGCACACCGACTTCACCGTCAGGGCGATCGGGCTCTGCGTCCCGGGCACCGTCGACGCGGCCGCCGGGATCGCCCGCTACGCAGCGAATCTCGGCTGGGTCGATGCCCCGCTCGTCGCGCTGATCCAGGACCGGACCGGGTTGCCCGTCGTGCTCGCCCACGATGTGCGGACCGCCGCGCTGGCCGAGGCCCGTTGCGGCGTGGGAGGCGGCACCGGAACGATGTTCTTCCTCGCGATCGGGACGGGGATCGCCGGAGGGCTGGCCACCGACGGCGTCGTCGATGACGGTGCCACCGGCCTGGCCGGCGAGATCGGGCATCTCGTGGTGCGTCCGGGCGGGCCACCGTGCCACTGCGGGAATCACGGGTGCCTCGAGGCCATCGCCTCGGCGTCCCGCATCTCCTCCCGGTACGCCGCACTGACGGCTGCGTCGCCGGTCTCGGCGCGCGAGATCGCCGATCGTGTGGGCACCGGAGAAACTGCAGCGCAAAAGATCTGGAGCGAAGCGGTAGATGCTCTCGCTGATGCGCTGGCCGCGGCCACGGTACTGATGGACCCGGGCCGATTCGTCATCGGGGGTGGGTTGTCGCTGGCCGGTCATCTCCTGACCGATCCACTCGAGATCGCCCTGGCGCAGCGCCTGACCTTCCGTCCGGCGCCGCCGATCTCGCTGAGCGTGCTCGGTGACGAGGCCGGCGTGCTCGGAGCCGCCCTCCGTGCGTGGGACCACCTCGACACCGCAGGGAAACGATGA
- a CDS encoding WhiB family transcriptional regulator encodes MADTRRLPGPNADVWDWQLHAACRGMASSFFFHPEGERGPARSRREATAKAVCQECPALIACRAHALEVHEPYGIWGGLSEGERQQLLDLSVRAG; translated from the coding sequence ATGGCCGATACCAGGCGTCTTCCTGGACCGAATGCCGACGTGTGGGACTGGCAACTGCATGCTGCCTGCCGTGGGATGGCGAGTTCCTTCTTCTTCCACCCGGAGGGCGAACGGGGCCCGGCCCGGAGTCGGCGCGAAGCCACTGCGAAGGCCGTCTGCCAGGAGTGCCCCGCCCTGATCGCCTGCAGGGCGCACGCGCTGGAGGTACACGAACCCTACGGAATCTGGGGCGGACTCTCCGAGGGGGAGCGTCAGCAGCTGCTGGATCTGTCCGTCCGGGCCGGCTGA
- the groL gene encoding chaperonin GroEL (60 kDa chaperone family; promotes refolding of misfolded polypeptides especially under stressful conditions; forms two stacked rings of heptamers to form a barrel-shaped 14mer; ends can be capped by GroES; misfolded proteins enter the barrel where they are refolded when GroES binds), which produces MAKQISFDSEARSALQRGVDKLADAVKITLGPRGRYVVLDKKFGGPTVTNDGVTIAREIDLDDANENLGAQLAKTAATKTNDVAGDGTTTATVLAQALVTEGLRNVAAGADPLALRSGISKAADKVISILESRATPVAGDRAAIAQVGTIASRDTHIGDLLGEAIDKVGADGVVTVEEHGGQTIELEYTDGVQFDKGYISPHFATDPEAAEAVLEDAGVLLVRDKISALSDLLPLLEKVLAESKPLLIVAEDVEGEALSTLVVNAIRKTFKVVAVKSPYFGDRRKNFMQDLAIVTGAEVVSPEVGLKLKDVGLEVLGSVRRVTVTKDGTTIVDGGGSKQAIADRVSQIKAEIDATDSDWDKEKLQERLAKLAGGVAVIKVGAATETEAKERKHRIEDAVAATKAAVAEGIIAGGGSALVHASLELDALEAELGGDEGTGVAIVRKALRAPAFWIAANAGQEGSVVVNKIADLPVGHGYDAAGDVFTDLIAAGIIDPVKVTKSAVANAASIAGMVLTTASTVTDIPERETAAAGGHGGHGHQH; this is translated from the coding sequence ATGGCGAAGCAGATCAGCTTCGACTCCGAGGCCCGGTCGGCGCTGCAGCGCGGCGTCGACAAGCTGGCCGACGCGGTCAAGATCACCCTCGGCCCGCGTGGCCGGTATGTGGTGTTGGACAAGAAGTTCGGTGGCCCGACGGTCACCAACGACGGTGTCACCATTGCGCGCGAGATCGACCTGGACGACGCCAACGAGAACCTCGGCGCCCAGTTGGCCAAGACGGCGGCCACGAAGACCAACGACGTCGCCGGCGACGGCACGACGACGGCCACCGTGCTGGCCCAGGCGCTCGTCACCGAGGGCCTGCGCAACGTGGCCGCCGGCGCCGACCCGCTGGCGCTGCGCTCCGGCATCTCCAAGGCGGCCGACAAGGTCATCTCGATCCTCGAGTCCCGCGCCACCCCGGTGGCCGGTGACCGTGCCGCGATCGCCCAGGTGGGCACCATCGCCTCGCGCGACACCCACATCGGCGATCTGCTCGGCGAGGCCATCGACAAGGTCGGCGCCGACGGTGTCGTCACCGTCGAGGAGCACGGTGGCCAGACCATCGAGCTCGAGTACACCGACGGCGTGCAGTTCGACAAGGGTTACATCTCACCGCATTTCGCTACGGATCCGGAAGCCGCCGAGGCCGTTCTGGAGGACGCCGGCGTCCTGCTGGTCCGCGACAAGATCTCGGCCCTGTCGGATCTGCTGCCCCTGCTGGAGAAGGTGCTGGCCGAGTCGAAGCCGCTGTTGATCGTGGCCGAGGACGTCGAGGGCGAGGCCCTGTCCACCCTCGTGGTCAACGCGATCCGCAAGACCTTCAAGGTCGTCGCGGTCAAGTCGCCGTACTTCGGCGACCGCCGCAAGAACTTCATGCAGGACCTCGCCATCGTCACCGGTGCCGAGGTCGTCTCACCGGAGGTCGGGCTCAAGCTCAAGGACGTCGGACTGGAGGTGCTCGGCTCGGTTCGCCGGGTCACCGTCACCAAGGACGGGACGACGATCGTCGACGGCGGCGGCAGCAAGCAGGCCATCGCAGACCGCGTCTCGCAGATCAAGGCCGAGATCGACGCGACGGATTCGGACTGGGACAAGGAGAAACTGCAGGAGCGGCTGGCCAAGCTGGCCGGCGGCGTCGCCGTGATCAAGGTCGGCGCCGCCACCGAGACCGAGGCCAAGGAACGCAAGCACCGCATCGAGGATGCGGTGGCCGCCACCAAGGCAGCGGTCGCCGAGGGCATCATCGCCGGTGGTGGGTCGGCGCTGGTCCACGCATCACTGGAACTGGATGCGCTCGAGGCCGAACTGGGTGGTGACGAGGGCACCGGTGTCGCCATCGTCCGCAAGGCCCTTCGCGCGCCCGCCTTCTGGATCGCGGCCAACGCGGGCCAGGAGGGTTCGGTGGTCGTCAACAAGATCGCCGATCTCCCGGTCGGTCATGGATACGACGCCGCCGGCGACGTCTTCACCGATCTGATCGCTGCCGGCATCATCGATCCGGTGAAGGTCACCAAGTCGGCCGTCGCGAACGCGGCGTCGATCGCTGGCATGGTGCTGACCACGGCCAGCACCGTGACGGACATCCCGGAGCGGGAGACGGCCGCGGCCGGCGGTCACGGCGGCCACGGCCACCAGCACTGA
- the guaB gene encoding IMP dehydrogenase, translating into MSDSFAAPTDDKFSLVGLTYDDVLLLPDASDLVPSEADTTTRLTRNVSIRIPLVSSAMDTVTESRMAIAMARQGGIGVLHYNMQPENQATQVEIVKRSEAGMVTDPITCSPDATIGEADGMCAMFRISGVPVTDPQGHLVGIITNRDMRFEVDMDRPVREVMTPMPLVTAPVGCTAEVALGLLRKHKIEKLPLVDGDGKLRGLITVKDFTKTEQYPNATKDRDGRLLVAAAVSVGDEAHVRAMGLVDAGVDVLIVDTAHGHSRAVADMVARLKKDLVGRHVDVVGGNVATRAGAQSLIDAGADAVKVGVGPGSICTTRIVTGIGVPQVTAIHEAAKACRPAGIPLIGDGGLQFSGDIAKAIAVGADTVMLGSLLAGVSESPGELIFVNGKQYKTYRGMGSLGAMQSRGEVKAYSKSRYGQDDVLSDDKLVPEGIEGRVPYRGKLSDVTHQLIGGLRAAMGYTGSRTISRLQEAKLVRITAAGLKESHPHDVTMTTEAPNYFDR; encoded by the coding sequence ATGTCTGACAGTTTCGCTGCCCCCACCGATGACAAGTTCTCCCTCGTCGGCCTGACCTACGACGACGTGCTGCTGTTGCCGGACGCCTCTGACCTGGTGCCGAGCGAAGCCGACACCACCACCCGGCTGACCCGCAACGTGTCGATCAGGATCCCGCTGGTCTCCAGTGCGATGGACACCGTCACCGAATCCCGGATGGCCATCGCGATGGCCCGTCAGGGTGGCATCGGGGTGTTGCACTACAACATGCAGCCGGAGAACCAGGCCACCCAGGTGGAGATCGTCAAGCGATCAGAGGCCGGCATGGTGACGGATCCGATCACCTGCTCGCCCGACGCCACCATCGGCGAGGCCGACGGCATGTGTGCGATGTTCCGCATCTCCGGTGTCCCGGTGACCGATCCCCAGGGACACCTGGTCGGCATCATCACCAACCGTGACATGCGGTTCGAGGTCGACATGGACCGTCCGGTCAGGGAGGTCATGACGCCGATGCCCCTGGTCACCGCGCCGGTCGGATGTACCGCGGAAGTGGCGCTCGGGCTCCTGCGCAAGCACAAGATCGAGAAGCTCCCCCTGGTCGACGGCGACGGCAAGCTCCGTGGCCTGATCACCGTCAAGGACTTCACCAAGACCGAGCAGTACCCCAACGCCACCAAGGACCGTGACGGGCGCCTGCTGGTGGCGGCCGCCGTCAGCGTGGGCGACGAGGCCCACGTCCGCGCCATGGGCCTCGTCGACGCCGGGGTGGACGTGCTGATCGTCGACACCGCGCACGGTCATTCGCGCGCCGTGGCCGACATGGTCGCCCGGCTGAAGAAGGATCTGGTCGGACGGCATGTGGATGTCGTCGGCGGAAACGTGGCGACCAGAGCCGGGGCGCAGTCCCTGATCGACGCCGGCGCGGACGCCGTCAAGGTCGGTGTGGGGCCGGGCTCGATCTGCACCACCCGCATCGTCACCGGCATCGGCGTACCTCAGGTGACTGCGATCCACGAGGCGGCGAAGGCCTGCCGCCCGGCCGGCATCCCGCTGATCGGTGACGGTGGTCTGCAGTTCTCCGGCGACATCGCCAAGGCGATCGCGGTGGGGGCGGACACGGTCATGCTCGGATCGCTGCTGGCCGGCGTCTCGGAATCGCCGGGCGAGCTGATCTTCGTCAACGGCAAGCAGTACAAGACCTACCGCGGGATGGGGTCGTTGGGGGCCATGCAGTCGCGCGGCGAGGTCAAGGCCTACTCCAAGTCGCGCTACGGCCAGGACGACGTTCTCTCGGACGACAAGTTGGTGCCGGAGGGCATCGAGGGCCGGGTGCCCTACCGCGGAAAGCTCTCCGACGTGACCCACCAGCTGATCGGTGGTCTGCGTGCTGCGATGGGCTACACCGGTTCGCGCACCATCTCCCGTCTGCAGGAGGCCAAGCTGGTGCGGATCACCGCCGCCGGTCTCAAGGAGTCGCACCCGCACGACGTCACGATGACCACCGAGGCCCCGAACTACTTCGACCGGTAG
- a CDS encoding DUF4259 domain-containing protein: MGSSGPGIFENDAAQGFLVSLQAARPTDVGDLISAALRRVAQAEQPLAIADVQSALVALALLLAEFDGDVLVGANDPTAVAAWFVDLEIELTPSRRQLAGAALNRILLAQDNEWATRWAGSEQGQQARSTVKGLRDLLADSAVQE; encoded by the coding sequence ATGGGTAGCTCAGGCCCCGGGATCTTCGAAAACGATGCGGCACAGGGCTTTCTGGTCTCGCTGCAGGCGGCCCGGCCGACCGACGTCGGCGATCTGATCTCCGCTGCACTGCGCAGGGTGGCCCAGGCCGAGCAGCCGCTGGCCATTGCGGACGTGCAGTCGGCGCTGGTGGCGCTGGCCCTTCTGCTGGCCGAATTCGACGGTGACGTGCTGGTCGGGGCGAACGACCCGACTGCGGTCGCGGCCTGGTTCGTCGACCTGGAGATCGAGCTCACCCCGTCCCGCCGGCAGCTGGCCGGGGCTGCCCTCAACCGCATCCTGCTGGCCCAGGACAACGAGTGGGCGACCCGGTGGGCCGGGTCGGAGCAGGGGCAGCAGGCCCGCTCGACGGTCAAGGGTCTGCGGGATCTGCTGGCCGATTCGGCGGTCCAGGAGTAG
- the nagA gene encoding N-acetylglucosamine-6-phosphate deacetylase — protein sequence MTGLRLTGGRVVTPDGVLESGTVVVDGGRIVSVGAGPDQGGGDVVVQTYDLAGLLVLPGFIDLHVHGGGGATFDEGAASIATGLATHRANGTTRSLVSLVTAPAGQMAATIAVAAAYAATDPGVLGLHLEGPFLSVDRRGVHDPASLLMPDPLLLQRFLDAGAGSVRVVTVAPELPGGLDLVRQLVADGVHAAVGHSDAGYDVALQAFRVGADLVTHAFNGMRPLHHRDPAIIGAAMDAGVVLEAINDGVHLHDATVRLLRSIAPGRIALITDAMGATCAADGQYRLGAFDVQVTGGEARLANGTIAGSTLTMGAAVKRAVQQVGMSLVEAASAASLVPATLLGVADRFGSLRPGRAADLVVTDADLNIRAVMISGEWNDDRRP from the coding sequence ATGACCGGCCTGCGCCTGACGGGCGGACGCGTGGTGACGCCTGACGGCGTCCTGGAATCCGGCACGGTCGTCGTGGACGGTGGCCGCATCGTGTCGGTCGGGGCCGGGCCGGACCAGGGGGGCGGCGATGTCGTCGTCCAGACCTACGATCTGGCCGGCCTTCTGGTGCTGCCCGGCTTCATCGACCTGCACGTGCACGGCGGCGGGGGAGCGACCTTCGACGAAGGCGCGGCGTCGATCGCGACGGGCCTGGCCACCCACCGGGCCAACGGCACCACCCGTTCCCTGGTCTCACTGGTGACGGCCCCGGCCGGTCAGATGGCGGCCACCATCGCCGTCGCGGCGGCCTACGCGGCGACGGATCCGGGCGTGCTCGGGCTGCACCTGGAGGGCCCCTTCCTCTCGGTGGACCGTCGGGGGGTGCACGATCCCGCGTCGCTGTTGATGCCCGATCCGCTTTTGCTGCAACGCTTTCTCGATGCGGGGGCCGGGTCGGTCAGGGTGGTCACCGTCGCACCCGAGCTCCCCGGCGGCCTCGACCTGGTGCGCCAACTCGTCGCGGACGGCGTTCATGCTGCGGTCGGCCACTCCGATGCCGGCTACGACGTTGCGCTGCAGGCCTTCCGGGTCGGAGCGGACCTCGTCACGCACGCCTTCAACGGAATGCGTCCGCTGCACCACCGGGATCCGGCGATCATCGGTGCGGCGATGGACGCCGGGGTGGTGCTGGAGGCGATCAACGACGGCGTGCACCTACATGACGCGACCGTCCGGTTGCTGCGGTCGATCGCGCCCGGCCGCATCGCGCTGATCACCGACGCCATGGGGGCGACCTGCGCCGCGGACGGCCAGTACCGGCTGGGCGCGTTCGACGTGCAGGTGACGGGCGGCGAGGCGCGTCTGGCGAACGGCACCATCGCGGGATCGACCCTGACCATGGGGGCGGCGGTGAAGCGGGCGGTGCAGCAGGTGGGGATGTCTCTCGTCGAGGCGGCCAGCGCCGCCTCACTGGTGCCGGCCACGTTGTTGGGGGTGGCGGATCGGTTCGGCTCCCTCCGACCCGGCCGAGCCGCCGACCTGGTCGTCACCGACGCCGATCTGAACATCCGCGCCGTCATGATCTCCGGCGAATGGAACGACGACCGCCGCCCCTGA
- a CDS encoding sigma-70 family RNA polymerase sigma factor, giving the protein MDHVEDAPEGDGFESVVDSAVRGDRGALGILLARIHPLVVRYCRSRLSAGHKSLSTADDVAQEVCMAVVTALPTYRRDGWPFLAFVYGIAAHKVVDAHRAAGRSRSVPVADIPETVSTDLGPEQNAVATSVADTMATLLATLPVNQQEILRLRVAVGLSADETADALGMTAGAVRVAQHRALTKLRTMLEHDIGLLEQVV; this is encoded by the coding sequence ATGGATCACGTAGAGGATGCACCTGAAGGCGACGGATTCGAATCCGTCGTCGACAGCGCTGTCCGCGGGGATCGCGGCGCTCTGGGAATCCTGCTGGCTCGAATCCATCCACTCGTCGTGCGGTACTGCCGTTCACGGCTGTCCGCCGGTCACAAGTCCCTGTCGACCGCAGACGATGTCGCGCAGGAGGTGTGCATGGCTGTGGTCACAGCTCTGCCCACGTACCGTCGGGACGGCTGGCCCTTCCTGGCCTTCGTCTACGGCATCGCCGCCCACAAGGTGGTGGACGCCCATCGCGCGGCCGGCCGCTCCAGATCCGTTCCGGTGGCAGACATCCCGGAAACCGTGAGTACCGATCTCGGGCCGGAGCAGAACGCAGTCGCGACCAGTGTGGCCGACACCATGGCGACCCTGCTGGCCACCCTCCCGGTGAATCAGCAGGAGATCCTGCGCCTGCGCGTGGCCGTCGGGTTGTCCGCCGACGAGACCGCCGATGCCCTGGGCATGACGGCCGGGGCGGTCCGCGTGGCCCAGCACCGCGCGCTGACCAAGTTGCGCACGATGCTCGAACACGACATCGGCCTGCTCGAGCAGGTGGTCTGA
- the groES gene encoding co-chaperone GroES, whose translation MSVKIQPLEDKILVQANEAETTTASGIVIPDTAKEKPQEGTVLAVGPGRIDDNGNRVPVDVAEGDVVIYSKYGGTEVKYSGQEYLILSARDVLAKVTK comes from the coding sequence GTGAGCGTGAAGATCCAGCCGCTCGAGGACAAGATCCTCGTCCAGGCCAACGAAGCCGAGACGACGACCGCCTCCGGCATCGTCATCCCCGATACCGCCAAGGAAAAGCCGCAGGAGGGCACCGTCCTCGCTGTCGGACCGGGCCGTATCGATGACAACGGCAACCGGGTTCCGGTCGATGTCGCCGAAGGTGACGTCGTCATCTACTCCAAGTACGGCGGGACCGAGGTCAAGTACTCGGGCCAGGAGTACCTGATCCTGTCGGCACGCGACGTGCTCGCCAAGGTCACCAAGTGA
- the tsaD gene encoding tRNA (adenosine(37)-N6)-threonylcarbamoyltransferase complex transferase subunit TsaD — protein sequence MTTSEAPGVVRLGPGAVILGIESSCDETGAGLVRLTDAGPELLGQEIASSSDQHARFGGVVPEIASRAHLEAMTHTVRTAFARSDIAPGRVDAIAVTSGPGLAGALLVGVAAAKAYAAAWDVPLFGVNHLAGHVAADTLEHGPLPRPTLALLVSGGHTQLLRIDDLAGRITEVGTTVDDAAGEAYDKVARLLGLGYPGGPIIDQLAAAGDPAAIRFPRGLTGPQDAPYDFSFSGLKTAVARFVESIERAGGSVPVEDVCASFQEAVADVLTAKTVRAATDLGIGTVVVAGGVAANGRLRALARERCAAAGLALRIPRPGLCTDNGAMIAAVGAHLVAAGARPSGPFLTGDPAMPVARVLAD from the coding sequence ATGACGACTTCAGAAGCCCCCGGCGTCGTCAGGCTGGGGCCGGGCGCGGTGATTCTCGGGATCGAGTCCTCCTGCGACGAGACCGGCGCCGGCCTGGTCCGGCTGACCGACGCGGGACCCGAACTGCTCGGCCAGGAGATCGCCTCCAGCTCCGACCAGCACGCGCGCTTCGGCGGGGTCGTGCCGGAGATCGCCTCCCGGGCCCATCTCGAGGCGATGACCCACACCGTCAGGACCGCGTTCGCCCGGAGCGACATCGCACCGGGGCGGGTGGATGCGATCGCCGTGACCAGCGGGCCCGGTCTGGCCGGCGCGCTGCTCGTCGGGGTGGCCGCAGCCAAGGCCTACGCCGCGGCCTGGGACGTGCCGCTGTTCGGGGTCAACCACCTGGCCGGCCACGTCGCGGCCGACACGCTCGAGCACGGCCCGCTGCCCCGGCCGACCCTCGCGCTGCTGGTGTCCGGCGGCCACACCCAGTTGCTGCGGATCGACGACCTGGCCGGCCGGATCACCGAGGTCGGCACCACCGTCGACGACGCGGCGGGCGAGGCGTACGACAAGGTGGCCCGGCTCCTCGGGCTGGGCTACCCTGGCGGTCCGATCATCGATCAACTGGCGGCGGCAGGTGACCCGGCCGCGATCCGGTTCCCCCGCGGACTGACCGGCCCGCAGGATGCGCCCTACGACTTCTCGTTCTCCGGGTTGAAGACAGCCGTCGCCCGGTTCGTCGAGAGCATCGAGCGGGCCGGCGGTTCGGTGCCGGTCGAGGACGTGTGCGCCTCGTTCCAGGAGGCGGTGGCCGATGTGCTGACGGCCAAGACCGTCAGGGCGGCCACCGATCTCGGGATCGGGACCGTCGTCGTCGCCGGCGGGGTCGCGGCGAACGGCCGGTTGCGGGCCCTGGCCCGGGAACGTTGTGCCGCAGCGGGTCTGGCCCTGCGCATTCCGCGTCCCGGGCTGTGCACCGACAACGGCGCGATGATCGCGGCGGTGGGCGCCCACCTGGTCGCCGCCGGGGCGCGCCCGTCCGGTCCGTTCCTGACGGGCGACCCGGCGATGCCCGTCGCCCGGGTGCTGGCCGACTGA
- a CDS encoding GuaB3 family IMP dehydrogenase-related protein — protein MNETVEIGMGRTARRTYGLDDVAIVPSRRTRSSSQVSTAWQIDAYRFEIPLLTAACDAVVSPAVATAVGKLGGLGVIDGEGLWARHADPQKVIDGIVALGPDADATEVLAELQAAYSVPVDEDLLAEAIGTLRNGGSTVAIRLSPQNAAALAPKAIAAGIEMLIIQGTIVSAEHVQVGGEALNLKSFIADLDVPVIVGGATNYQTATHLMRTGAAGIIIGTGSGAHATTADVLGIAVPMATAIADAAAARRSYLDETGGRYVHVIAAGDLHTSADIAKAIACGADAVMLGEPLTEAAEAPAGGWFWPTTAAHPVLPRGFAGPCGFADVSLEQLLLGPAVSADGTSNLFGALRRAMAKAGYSDLKEFQKVGLTVRG, from the coding sequence GTGAACGAGACCGTCGAGATCGGCATGGGCCGGACGGCCCGCCGCACCTACGGGCTGGACGACGTCGCCATCGTGCCGTCGCGCCGTACCCGGTCCTCGTCGCAGGTCTCGACGGCCTGGCAGATCGACGCCTACCGGTTCGAGATCCCGCTGCTCACCGCAGCCTGCGACGCGGTGGTCTCGCCGGCCGTCGCGACGGCGGTCGGCAAGCTCGGCGGTCTGGGCGTGATCGACGGCGAGGGTCTCTGGGCCCGGCACGCCGATCCGCAGAAGGTGATCGACGGGATCGTGGCGCTGGGTCCCGACGCAGACGCCACCGAGGTGCTGGCCGAGCTGCAGGCCGCCTACTCCGTCCCCGTCGACGAGGACCTGCTGGCCGAGGCGATCGGCACCCTGCGCAACGGCGGGTCGACGGTGGCGATCCGGCTCTCCCCGCAGAACGCCGCCGCGCTCGCCCCGAAGGCGATCGCCGCCGGCATCGAGATGCTGATCATCCAGGGCACCATCGTCTCCGCCGAGCACGTCCAGGTCGGTGGCGAGGCGCTCAACCTCAAGTCCTTCATCGCCGACCTGGATGTCCCGGTGATCGTCGGAGGGGCGACCAATTATCAGACCGCCACCCACCTGATGCGGACCGGAGCGGCCGGCATCATCATCGGCACCGGCAGCGGTGCCCATGCGACGACCGCCGACGTACTCGGCATCGCGGTCCCGATGGCCACCGCCATCGCCGACGCCGCCGCCGCGAGGCGCTCCTATCTCGACGAGACCGGCGGCCGCTACGTGCATGTCATCGCCGCCGGTGATCTGCACACGAGCGCCGACATCGCCAAGGCGATCGCCTGCGGTGCCGACGCGGTGATGTTGGGCGAGCCGCTGACCGAGGCCGCGGAGGCACCGGCCGGTGGCTGGTTCTGGCCCACTACGGCCGCCCATCCGGTGCTGCCCCGGGGCTTCGCCGGACCGTGCGGTTTCGCCGACGTGTCCCTGGAGCAGCTCCTGCTGGGGCCGGCGGTCAGTGCCGACGGCACCAGCAACCTGTTCGGCGCCCTGCGCCGCGCAATGGCCAAGGCCGGCTACTCCGACCTGAAGGAGTTCCAGAAGGTCGGCCTCACCGTTCGCGGCTGA
- a CDS encoding RNA polymerase sigma factor, which produces METTLTGAKPVKRAIGAGDFTEWVTPHLPAMRRLALRMSGASDRDDVIQESLAAAWRKWSSYDATRGTPPSWLLAIVADQARKLQRRRLPIPTRSPLDDAALADHPADIDLERAIATLAARQRLAVELYYFLGLPVAEVAATMTCSVGTVKATLSQARARLHDELGTEFR; this is translated from the coding sequence GTGGAGACCACACTGACGGGGGCGAAGCCGGTGAAGCGTGCGATCGGCGCCGGCGACTTCACCGAGTGGGTGACGCCCCATCTGCCGGCGATGCGCCGGCTCGCGTTGCGGATGAGTGGGGCATCAGATCGCGACGACGTCATCCAGGAATCGCTCGCCGCCGCCTGGCGGAAGTGGTCCTCCTACGACGCGACGCGAGGCACTCCTCCGTCATGGCTGCTGGCCATCGTGGCCGACCAGGCTCGCAAGCTCCAGCGACGTCGCCTGCCCATCCCGACGAGGTCGCCGCTGGACGACGCCGCTCTGGCCGACCACCCGGCCGACATCGACCTCGAGCGGGCGATTGCCACCCTGGCTGCACGACAACGACTTGCCGTGGAGCTCTACTACTTCCTGGGACTGCCGGTGGCCGAGGTCGCGGCCACGATGACTTGTTCGGTCGGCACCGTGAAGGCCACGCTCTCCCAGGCCCGGGCACGTCTGCATGACGAGTTGGGAACAGAGTTCCGATGA
- a CDS encoding response regulator transcription factor — protein sequence MTSVLICDERRSARDGLNRVMASVPSVQSIDCVGGGDELLGRYGREAADVVLIGTQRALTSGIEATRRLLAIHPSAVVIVFGSPDDTASIAAAIACGARGFLRWDATQPEIVAALADTLTSPRIPSPRDAVDGQAQLTERELQVLRGMSQGQSNGEIGKELFLSEDTIKTHARRLFRKLGARDRAQAVAVGFRRGLVA from the coding sequence ATGACCAGCGTCCTGATTTGCGATGAGCGCCGTAGTGCCCGGGACGGCTTGAACCGGGTGATGGCCTCCGTGCCGTCCGTCCAGTCGATCGACTGCGTCGGTGGTGGCGACGAGCTGCTCGGCCGGTACGGCCGGGAGGCGGCCGATGTGGTGCTGATCGGGACCCAGCGGGCATTGACCAGTGGTATCGAGGCGACCCGCCGGCTGCTGGCGATCCACCCCTCTGCGGTCGTGATCGTCTTCGGCTCACCTGACGACACGGCCTCCATCGCCGCCGCCATCGCGTGTGGCGCCCGTGGATTCCTTCGATGGGACGCGACGCAACCGGAGATCGTGGCCGCGCTGGCCGACACGCTGACCAGCCCGCGGATTCCTTCGCCGCGCGATGCGGTCGACGGTCAGGCGCAGTTGACCGAGCGTGAGCTGCAGGTGCTCCGGGGGATGAGCCAGGGGCAGTCGAACGGTGAGATCGGAAAGGAACTGTTCCTGTCCGAGGACACCATCAAGACCCACGCACGCCGGCTCTTCCGCAAGCTCGGCGCTCGCGACCGGGCGCAGGCCGTGGCAGTGGGCTTCCGCCGCGGACTCGTGGCCTGA